Proteins found in one Triticum aestivum cultivar Chinese Spring chromosome 4D, IWGSC CS RefSeq v2.1, whole genome shotgun sequence genomic segment:
- the LOC123099261 gene encoding uncharacterized protein codes for MTKLYKIRSHAHIRALLARADELGRSHKFMLVNLVSLESVRMARESYALLCPLIMEAMFWSCGELDSLSVVAGLSLEIQKLEQDLLPQLMVHEAKLERGALEALVLMKNSAITLLHLSKCFKEALGVLLAKEDLVSDRVEQLSIMLKDTAVNVLEGKCNGVWLQGRVLWLVQLVNHVLETPVRFCDPDEFPDELDLSACSRLL; via the coding sequence ATGACGAAGCTCTACAAAATCCGCTCCCATGCCCACATCCGAGCCCTGCTGGCCCGCGCCGATGAGCTGGGCCGCTCCCATAAGTTCATGCTTGTGAATCTTGTCTCTCTGGAGTCGGTGCGCATGGCGCGCGAGTCGTATGCACTCCTCTGCCCGCTCATCATGGAGGCGATGTTCTGGTCATGCGGGGAGCTGGATTCCCTCTCGGTCGTGGCAGGCTTGTCGCTGGAAATCCAAAAGCTCGAGCAAGATCTGTTACCCCAGCTCATGGTTCATGAGGCCAAGCTGGAACGGGGCGCCCTGGAAGCCCTCGTACTCATGAAGAACTCAGCAATTACGCTCTTACATCTGAGTAAGTGCTTTAAGGAAGCCTTGGGCGTATTGCTTGCCAAGGAGGATCTGGTCTCAGACCGAGTCGAACAGCTGAGCATAATGCTAAAGGATACTGCTGTTAATGTACTCGAAGGTAAATGCAACGGTGTCTGGCTTCAGGGGCGTGTCCTGTGGCTGGTCCAGCTGGTCAACCATGTGTTGGAGACCCCGGTTCGTTTCTGTGATCCTGATGAGTTTCCTGATGAGCTAGACTTATCAGCCTGCTCGAGGCTGTTGTGA